A single window of Thermoflexus hugenholtzii JAD2 DNA harbors:
- a CDS encoding glycosyltransferase family 39 protein: MAYRVLALVGLLVAFALRVHRLGEANVWWDEGFTIGLARRPFPEMIWGTARDTHPPLYYALLWPWIRLAGDGEFAARFPSVAFGVLTVAAAGAAGRRLGGPGVQLLALWLLGLSRFHIWWSQETRMYALAALGIALSAFFALRVACKPGSFRIWGAWALSSSIALFSVYLALFAWIPQSLSLLWAIPRRAWPRWLLAHGTLALLMLGWLAFALPRMATWSAGGPPPGWSAVLQLSAVLWTTGISTDVERWAGPAVLLIAGMLPGIAVAAREAVRATRRIRDLFPLALLSIGLALQPVAVWLITRPRSFLYTPRLEARYFLPALPYFSLLLAFSIARAFSIPRLRPFALVLALGAFGLSLASLPAYYANRHWRADPALLPFLIRVYARPGDGVILVSGDRAPEFQYYYERIDGTNGLPPVYPVPRQAVPVRSDTVGGELEGIVRAHPRIWLARVESHLQDPEGWVERWLDAHLHRVLEFPFGHNALILYVASPQEPAVPAENLARLNEIHRLKDPSGIFLGYDRVGRGFRPGETMRIGLYLQPGRPLSLTVEWIRRPDQRVARTELHVPAGSGIRRGSLELPVTPYTPSGDYVVWVEAEGDGSVTIPAFRVEGTIPPPSPSEIARPMSARLGNRIRFLGYSLYGVQQGDPPEAAPGDTLFLDLYWEAESPIPRSYVVFTHLIGEAWNPATGNPVWAQDDQVPLEGAYPTTHWIPGQPLRDRYVLRLPAEMPAGDYLLEAGMYLLETGERLPVSGEGADPTARRLILGLIRVRPRR, encoded by the coding sequence ATGGCATACCGGGTCCTGGCCCTTGTGGGGTTGCTGGTTGCATTCGCCCTGCGCGTCCATCGCCTGGGCGAGGCAAACGTCTGGTGGGACGAAGGGTTCACCATCGGGCTGGCCCGCCGTCCGTTCCCCGAGATGATTTGGGGGACGGCGCGGGACACTCACCCCCCGCTTTACTATGCGCTGCTCTGGCCCTGGATCCGGCTGGCGGGGGATGGGGAGTTCGCCGCTCGATTCCCATCAGTGGCCTTTGGGGTCCTCACCGTGGCCGCAGCGGGGGCTGCCGGCCGCCGGCTGGGCGGACCCGGCGTCCAACTCCTTGCCCTCTGGCTTCTGGGTCTCTCCCGTTTTCACATCTGGTGGTCCCAGGAAACCCGGATGTATGCCCTGGCGGCCCTTGGGATCGCCCTCTCCGCGTTCTTTGCGTTGCGGGTCGCATGCAAACCGGGTTCCTTCCGGATATGGGGCGCGTGGGCGCTGAGCAGCTCAATCGCCCTCTTCTCGGTCTATCTGGCCCTCTTCGCCTGGATCCCCCAGAGCCTCAGCCTGCTGTGGGCCATCCCCCGGCGCGCTTGGCCGCGATGGCTGCTCGCCCACGGAACGCTCGCGCTCCTGATGCTCGGGTGGCTCGCCTTTGCCTTGCCTCGCATGGCCACCTGGTCGGCGGGCGGTCCGCCCCCTGGGTGGTCCGCCGTGTTGCAGTTGAGCGCGGTGCTCTGGACGACGGGGATCTCGACCGATGTGGAGCGATGGGCTGGGCCTGCTGTGCTTCTGATCGCCGGGATGCTCCCCGGGATCGCCGTCGCCGCGCGGGAAGCCGTGCGCGCGACGCGCCGGATACGGGATCTGTTTCCTCTGGCCCTGCTCAGCATCGGGCTGGCTCTCCAGCCCGTTGCGGTCTGGCTGATCACCCGCCCCCGGTCTTTCCTGTATACGCCCCGCCTGGAGGCGCGTTACTTCCTCCCCGCTCTACCTTACTTCAGCCTCTTGCTGGCGTTCTCCATCGCCCGGGCTTTCTCCATCCCCCGCCTCCGACCTTTCGCCCTTGTGCTGGCGCTGGGCGCCTTCGGCCTATCGCTGGCCTCGCTCCCAGCGTATTACGCCAACCGCCACTGGCGGGCGGATCCGGCCCTTCTTCCCTTCCTGATCCGGGTTTACGCTCGACCCGGGGATGGCGTGATCCTGGTCTCCGGGGACCGCGCGCCGGAGTTTCAGTATTACTACGAGCGGATCGATGGGACGAACGGCCTCCCGCCGGTGTATCCGGTCCCCCGGCAGGCTGTCCCGGTTCGATCGGACACGGTGGGGGGGGAGCTGGAGGGGATCGTTCGGGCCCATCCGCGGATCTGGCTGGCCCGGGTGGAAAGCCACCTCCAGGACCCCGAGGGCTGGGTGGAACGGTGGCTGGACGCCCATCTTCATCGCGTGTTGGAGTTCCCCTTCGGCCACAACGCTCTGATCTTGTATGTAGCCTCTCCTCAGGAGCCTGCGGTCCCCGCGGAGAACCTGGCCCGCTTGAACGAAATCCATCGCCTGAAGGATCCGTCTGGAATCTTCCTCGGATACGATCGGGTGGGGCGTGGGTTCCGGCCCGGGGAGACCATGCGCATCGGCCTTTACCTGCAGCCTGGCCGTCCGCTCTCCTTAACAGTGGAATGGATCCGCAGGCCCGATCAGCGGGTCGCTCGGACGGAGCTCCATGTCCCGGCGGGATCAGGGATCCGACGGGGTTCGCTGGAACTTCCCGTCACCCCTTACACGCCTTCGGGAGATTACGTCGTCTGGGTTGAGGCGGAAGGAGACGGATCGGTGACGATCCCGGCGTTCCGGGTGGAGGGGACGATCCCTCCTCCTTCCCCCTCGGAGATCGCCCGTCCGATGTCCGCGCGCCTGGGGAATCGGATTCGCTTCCTGGGTTACAGCCTGTATGGGGTCCAGCAGGGGGATCCACCGGAGGCGGCGCCGGGGGATACGCTGTTTCTGGACCTCTACTGGGAGGCGGAGAGTCCGATCCCCCGTTCCTATGTGGTGTTCACCCATCTGATCGGAGAGGCCTGGAACCCGGCCACCGGCAACCCGGTGTGGGCCCAGGACGATCAGGTTCCCCTGGAGGGGGCGTATCCGACCACCCACTGGATCCCCGGTCAGCCGTTGCGGGATCGCTATGTGCTCCGGCTGCCAGCGGAGATGCCCGCCGGGGACTATCTCCTGGAGGCCGGGATGTATCTGCTGGAGACCGGGGAACGGCTGCCGGTGAGCGGGGAGGGGGCCGATCCGACCGCCCGCCGTCTGATCCTCGGCCTCATCCGCGTGCGCCCGCGGCGGTGA